The following proteins come from a genomic window of Fusibacter sp. A1:
- a CDS encoding DMT family transporter, whose protein sequence is MDHKKRAIVTMLVSAFAFSLMGVFVKMTGDIPVIQKSVFRTVTIMVISYYMMKQQKVNLSEIRHIKLLGIRSVTGTVGIILNYYAIDHLILSDANVIFRLSTIFVMFFSWIFLKERMNHTQGLAAIIAFSGVVLIIKPQFAIEVIPYALALLGAASAAGAYTALRALGGKEKPVLIVFFFSLFTTVVLLPYVAFTFVPMTLSQWIYAVAAGVCAAVGQFGVTFAYKYAPAREVSIYNYYGVIFSAMFGMIFFGTFPDGWSLVGYVIVFASSYLMYYSNKIKN, encoded by the coding sequence ATGGATCATAAAAAAAGGGCGATTGTTACGATGCTGGTTTCCGCGTTTGCGTTTTCGCTGATGGGTGTGTTTGTAAAGATGACAGGGGATATCCCCGTGATTCAAAAATCGGTCTTCAGAACCGTCACCATCATGGTCATCTCTTACTATATGATGAAACAGCAAAAGGTCAACTTATCCGAAATCAGGCATATTAAACTGCTTGGTATCCGCTCTGTCACAGGTACTGTAGGCATCATACTCAACTACTATGCCATCGACCATCTGATACTATCCGATGCCAATGTGATTTTCAGGCTCAGCACGATCTTTGTCATGTTCTTCAGCTGGATTTTTCTAAAAGAGCGTATGAACCACACCCAAGGACTTGCGGCGATCATCGCCTTCAGCGGCGTGGTGCTTATCATCAAGCCTCAGTTCGCAATCGAAGTGATACCCTATGCGTTGGCACTGCTTGGAGCGGCTTCTGCAGCCGGAGCTTACACAGCCCTAAGAGCTCTTGGCGGAAAAGAAAAGCCGGTACTGATCGTCTTCTTCTTCTCGCTTTTTACAACGGTGGTCTTGCTGCCCTATGTCGCATTCACCTTTGTCCCCATGACTCTGTCTCAGTGGATATATGCTGTTGCGGCGGGCGTTTGCGCGGCTGTCGGCCAGTTCGGTGTCACCTTCGCCTATAAGTACGCACCCGCCAGAGAAGTATCCATCTACAATTACTACGGCGTCATTTTCTCTGCCATGTTCGGTATGATCTTCTTTGGCACCTTCCCAGACGGCTGGAGCCTTGTTGGATATGTCATCGTATTCGCGTCCTCCTATCTGATGTATTACAGCAACAAGATTAAAAACTGA
- a CDS encoding NAD(P)-dependent oxidoreductase has translation MTYKKIVNLDQTGLEPWAYEELKKYCEELVMNDSDPVDEQEAIVRASGADVLLVSWRTPVTRAVIDACPEIKYIGMCCSLYDEKSANVDIAYARSKGIKVLGVRDYGDEGLVEFIISELIRLLHGFGAYQFSEKQEELTGKTLGIIGLGTTGYMLAERARAFGMKVVYYSRTRKEHLESDWLSFRPLHEMLSEAQMVSTHLPKFTEVMDNEAFEAFGNGKILINTSLEPTFELDAFEQWIARPSNFLITDRGGLGSKADILSSMDRVITTQKVSGFTRQAEGRLSQKVLDNLKSTR, from the coding sequence ATGACATATAAGAAAATTGTAAACCTTGATCAAACGGGCCTTGAACCCTGGGCATATGAGGAGTTGAAGAAGTACTGTGAGGAACTGGTGATGAACGATTCGGATCCTGTGGATGAACAGGAGGCGATTGTTAGGGCGAGTGGGGCTGATGTGCTCTTGGTCTCATGGAGAACCCCTGTCACAAGGGCCGTGATCGACGCGTGCCCTGAGATCAAGTATATCGGGATGTGCTGCAGTCTGTATGACGAAAAAAGCGCGAATGTCGACATCGCATACGCAAGAAGCAAGGGAATCAAAGTGCTGGGTGTCAGGGATTACGGTGACGAAGGTCTTGTAGAGTTCATCATCAGCGAACTCATCAGGCTCTTGCACGGTTTTGGAGCCTATCAGTTTTCAGAAAAGCAAGAGGAGCTCACAGGCAAGACACTCGGTATCATCGGTCTTGGCACTACAGGATACATGCTCGCAGAGCGTGCAAGGGCCTTTGGAATGAAGGTGGTCTATTATAGCCGAACTCGGAAAGAACATCTGGAATCGGACTGGCTGAGCTTTAGACCCCTTCATGAAATGCTAAGTGAGGCACAGATGGTGTCGACCCACCTGCCAAAGTTCACAGAAGTGATGGACAATGAGGCCTTTGAAGCTTTTGGAAACGGCAAGATTCTGATCAATACGTCGTTGGAACCCACGTTTGAACTTGATGCGTTTGAACAGTGGATCGCTAGACCTTCGAACTTTCTGATTACAGATAGGGGAGGCTTAGGGTCTAAGGCGGATATCTTAAGTAGTATGGACCGGGTGATCACCACTCAAAAGGTATCGGGATTCACGAGACAGGCTGAGGGCAGGCTTTCTCAAAAGGTGCTTGATAATTTAAAATCGACAAGATAA
- a CDS encoding 4Fe-4S dicluster-binding protein — translation MSHVTARGSYEKLVDRINKMPQGAPPSQTLYSILKMLFSEKEAELVAQLPIRPVTVKGAAKRWSMPEEEAQKVLTGLASRAVLIDIETDMGMRYVLPPPMAGFFEFSMMRLRGDVDQKVLGQLYYQYLNQEEDFVKQLFTGTETNMIRAYVNESVLSSEQMVEILDFEKASYYIETQEHMGISMCYCRHKMSHTEQGACDAPMDICMTFGAVGDSLIRNGYARRVDKVEGMELLHQAYENNLVQCGENVKKGIGYICNCCGCCCEALLAVKRFGNLHPVETTNFIAHINDKCVNCGKCVSRCPVDAIEKQGDKTVVLEDVCLGCGICVRSCNIDALDLNQREKRIITPDSSVHRTVLMAIEKGQLQNLVFDNDALYSHRAMAAILSSILKLSPVKKAMASEQFRSVYLQKLIKAFK, via the coding sequence ATGTCACATGTAACCGCAAGAGGATCTTACGAGAAGCTGGTGGATAGGATAAATAAAATGCCGCAGGGGGCTCCACCATCACAGACACTTTATTCGATTTTAAAAATGTTATTCAGCGAGAAAGAGGCGGAGCTTGTCGCTCAGCTACCTATAAGACCCGTAACTGTAAAGGGTGCCGCAAAGCGGTGGTCGATGCCTGAGGAAGAGGCTCAAAAGGTCCTGACGGGGCTTGCAAGCCGGGCTGTCCTTATCGATATCGAAACGGATATGGGCATGCGTTATGTGCTGCCTCCGCCGATGGCGGGATTCTTCGAGTTTTCGATGATGAGGCTTAGGGGCGATGTGGACCAAAAGGTCTTGGGACAGCTCTATTATCAGTATTTGAACCAGGAAGAGGATTTTGTGAAGCAATTGTTCACAGGAACAGAGACCAACATGATACGGGCTTATGTGAACGAAAGCGTTCTGAGCTCTGAGCAGATGGTCGAGATTTTGGACTTTGAAAAGGCGAGCTACTACATAGAGACTCAAGAACATATGGGAATCAGCATGTGCTACTGCAGACATAAGATGTCGCACACAGAACAGGGGGCCTGCGACGCACCCATGGATATCTGCATGACCTTCGGTGCGGTCGGCGATTCGCTGATCAGAAACGGATATGCCCGCAGAGTGGACAAGGTGGAAGGCATGGAGCTGCTTCATCAGGCTTATGAGAACAACCTTGTGCAGTGTGGTGAAAATGTGAAGAAGGGCATCGGCTATATCTGCAACTGCTGCGGTTGCTGCTGCGAGGCGCTTCTTGCTGTGAAGCGGTTTGGAAACCTCCATCCTGTTGAAACCACCAACTTTATCGCACATATCAACGACAAATGCGTCAACTGCGGTAAATGCGTGAGCAGGTGTCCTGTCGACGCGATTGAGAAGCAGGGTGATAAGACGGTGGTACTTGAAGATGTGTGCCTGGGTTGTGGCATCTGTGTGAGAAGCTGCAACATAGACGCCCTCGATCTGAACCAGCGCGAAAAAAGAATCATCACGCCGGATAGCTCGGTGCACCGAACGGTGCTGATGGCCATTGAAAAAGGTCAGCTTCAAAATCTTGTTTTTGACAACGACGCCCTTTACAGCCACCGCGCGATGGCGGCGATCTTGTCATCCATTCTTAAACTGTCACCTGTAAAGAAAGCCATGGCAAGCGAGCAGTTCAGATCGGTCTATCTGCAAAAGTTGATCAAGGCGTTCAAGTAA
- a CDS encoding phosphotransferase family protein produces the protein MVKELTWELWCEVFNDPEFFRPIIFQIYEKEGMEKPAAILGLTPGTNGVFKVDGHVIKIFVPTQVKKWSEDDFEIETFHIDRAVKLGINTPKIIASGFVVDRYKWEYLLLEYLDAAEAGHAVKKMPEDQKRAFAFEIRSLVDKMNDCDKPMIAQERLVDRVILGQRWKAYPHKIQEALADYLSGIDLKACCYVHGDLTAENVMIDKVGHVHIIDFADTTIAPSYYEHAPICFDLFGCDKTLIRYYFEGLDDKQIIEELYKGLLIHDFGGEILKILMGKCKNRTIQDLSGLDQIKEIISEATGL, from the coding sequence ATGGTAAAAGAACTGACTTGGGAATTATGGTGTGAGGTCTTTAACGATCCGGAATTCTTTAGACCCATCATCTTTCAGATATATGAAAAAGAAGGAATGGAAAAGCCTGCTGCGATCCTAGGATTGACACCAGGAACCAACGGCGTGTTCAAAGTGGATGGGCACGTCATTAAAATTTTTGTTCCGACACAAGTGAAAAAATGGTCGGAGGATGATTTTGAAATCGAGACCTTTCATATCGATCGGGCGGTCAAGCTGGGGATCAACACACCTAAAATCATTGCCAGTGGATTTGTTGTCGATCGGTATAAATGGGAATACCTGCTTCTTGAATACCTAGATGCGGCAGAAGCAGGCCATGCGGTGAAAAAGATGCCAGAAGATCAAAAAAGGGCATTCGCGTTTGAGATCAGAAGTCTTGTAGATAAGATGAATGATTGTGATAAACCCATGATCGCCCAGGAGAGACTGGTCGACAGGGTGATACTTGGTCAAAGATGGAAGGCTTATCCGCATAAAATACAGGAGGCATTGGCCGATTACCTGAGCGGTATCGACCTTAAAGCATGCTGTTATGTGCATGGTGATTTAACAGCAGAAAACGTGATGATCGACAAGGTAGGTCATGTCCATATCATCGATTTTGCAGACACGACGATCGCCCCCAGCTATTACGAGCATGCACCCATATGCTTTGATCTGTTCGGCTGCGATAAGACCTTGATACGCTACTATTTCGAAGGCCTTGATGATAAGCAGATAATAGAAGAGCTATACAAGGGGCTATTGATTCATGATTTTGGAGGGGAGATCCTGAAGATTCTCATGGGAAAATGCAAAAACAGGACGATCCAGGACCTAAGCGGACTGGACCAAATTAAGGAAATCATATCAGAAGCCACCGGACTATAG
- a CDS encoding sulfite exporter TauE/SafE family protein: protein MKYTLKIDGMTCASCKKRVEKIVGSMDSVTAVRVNLDRHTLTFEADVYDKTKLSALLEKDGYAIAGSKSILGTILLVAVLLGLLYVSNQFYGQYGSSSFSGSLGMIGAFIFGLLTSFHCVGMCGGIALSRAKSEDKVRNFIASIQYNFGRILTYSVIGGFLGLIGQAVTITFKTRGLLFLLIGAVMLLIGLHNSGIIRWRINLPVFFRLKTKNESSSSFFVGILNGFMPCGPLQTMQLFVLSTMSFIKGFTYMMAFGLGTLTLMMLLGNIGAFIPKKYNRYVLKTSGLVVIFMAMLIINQGLVGFGLNLPLSRLKATAPSYTVSSFELSSEDTLDFAPIEDGYQIVNMTVKRFYDLENVKVKKDIPVRIVMDVVSLSPCIDTITIPEYEVVKGLAVGTEEMIFTPNKSGDVVITCWMNMVTTYLEVE from the coding sequence ATGAAATATACATTAAAGATTGACGGCATGACCTGTGCTTCATGTAAGAAAAGAGTTGAAAAGATTGTCGGTAGCATGGATTCAGTTACTGCCGTAAGGGTAAACCTTGATCGTCATACCCTTACCTTCGAAGCGGATGTCTATGATAAAACCAAGCTTTCAGCTTTACTCGAAAAAGATGGTTATGCCATCGCCGGTTCAAAATCCATTCTTGGCACCATTCTACTAGTCGCCGTTTTACTAGGACTGCTTTATGTCAGCAATCAATTTTACGGTCAATACGGAAGCTCCTCCTTTAGTGGATCCTTAGGCATGATCGGTGCCTTTATTTTTGGCCTGCTGACCTCTTTCCACTGTGTGGGAATGTGCGGAGGCATCGCCCTATCGAGAGCGAAGTCAGAGGATAAGGTCCGTAATTTTATTGCAAGCATCCAGTATAATTTTGGTCGCATACTCACCTATTCGGTGATCGGAGGATTCCTAGGACTGATCGGTCAGGCGGTCACCATCACCTTTAAGACCAGAGGACTTCTGTTCCTGTTAATAGGCGCTGTCATGCTTCTAATCGGACTGCACAATAGCGGCATCATCAGATGGCGGATCAACTTACCGGTATTTTTCCGTCTGAAAACTAAGAATGAGTCATCGAGCTCCTTCTTTGTAGGCATTCTAAATGGATTCATGCCTTGCGGCCCCCTGCAGACCATGCAGCTATTCGTTCTCTCTACAATGAGCTTTATCAAAGGATTCACCTATATGATGGCGTTCGGTCTTGGCACCTTGACGCTTATGATGCTGCTCGGCAATATCGGCGCATTCATTCCTAAGAAGTACAACCGATACGTACTGAAAACAAGCGGACTGGTCGTCATTTTTATGGCTATGCTCATCATCAACCAGGGTCTTGTCGGTTTCGGCCTAAACCTTCCCTTAAGCAGGCTTAAAGCAACGGCGCCTTCTTATACGGTCAGTAGCTTTGAACTCTCCAGCGAGGATACACTTGATTTCGCTCCAATTGAAGACGGCTATCAGATTGTCAATATGACCGTTAAAAGGTTCTATGACCTTGAGAATGTCAAGGTGAAAAAGGATATTCCCGTAAGGATCGTCATGGACGTCGTCAGCCTGTCACCTTGCATCGATACGATCACCATTCCTGAATACGAAGTGGTAAAAGGACTTGCGGTCGGTACTGAAGAAATGATCTTCACCCCAAATAAAAGCGGTGATGTGGTCATCACCTGTTGGATGAACATGGTGACCACTTATTTAGAAGTCGAGTAA
- a CDS encoding AraC family transcriptional regulator encodes MYYIGALDNIFSYIEENLNQPFTLEDLTSVSGFSRCHFSRLFHSFTGHTLVDYVRGRRLSEAAVRLKDSNERIIDIALEYQFSSQESFTRSFSNYFGVSPAKFRKGDYSKYLLSPIDARQLVVVQGGIEVKPIVKEIGPLKVAGLLYEGTNQNYEIPELWGVFNQRVTEIQNQTKVGQYYGMCEPLIENLEDIDLDAVNDIRYLACVEVSDGEHLPKGMTYWEIPHTKYAVFTHIGDPALMGETYKSIYSKWLPESGYEVVHAHDFELYGKEFKPGEATSKMYIYVPIK; translated from the coding sequence ATGTACTATATTGGCGCGCTGGATAATATCTTTTCATATATTGAAGAAAACTTAAATCAACCTTTTACACTCGAAGATCTGACATCGGTGAGTGGATTTAGCAGATGCCACTTTTCAAGGTTGTTCCATTCCTTTACAGGGCATACGCTCGTAGATTATGTAAGGGGACGAAGACTTAGTGAGGCAGCGGTCAGGCTCAAAGATTCAAATGAAAGGATTATTGATATTGCACTTGAGTATCAGTTTTCTTCTCAAGAATCGTTCACAAGGTCCTTTAGCAACTATTTTGGCGTATCACCTGCAAAGTTCAGAAAAGGTGATTATAGCAAGTATCTTCTCTCTCCTATTGACGCAAGACAATTAGTTGTTGTTCAGGGAGGTATTGAAGTGAAACCGATAGTTAAAGAAATCGGCCCGCTAAAAGTAGCAGGTCTATTGTATGAGGGAACCAATCAGAATTATGAAATACCGGAACTATGGGGTGTGTTCAATCAGAGAGTCACAGAAATCCAGAATCAGACCAAGGTCGGGCAGTATTATGGAATGTGCGAGCCGCTCATTGAAAATCTGGAAGACATTGATCTGGATGCCGTAAATGATATCAGGTATCTGGCATGTGTGGAAGTAAGTGACGGTGAACATCTACCAAAGGGAATGACTTACTGGGAGATACCGCATACGAAATACGCCGTGTTCACACATATCGGCGATCCCGCACTGATGGGCGAAACCTATAAGTCCATTTACTCAAAGTGGTTGCCCGAAAGCGGATACGAAGTTGTCCATGCCCATGATTTCGAGCTTTACGGCAAGGAGTTCAAACCGGGTGAGGCAACTTCGAAAATGTATATCTATGTGCCAATAAAATAA
- a CDS encoding cysteine hydrolase family protein: MKIGLLVIDLQKAWYDEHSKASMDMACNYINGIIPLFKSKNLPVIYIKHIAEGRGVLPGSNGFEMLDQLIPDEEDPIIHKTYGNAFNKTNLKELVDESGVDTWVLAGYRAENCILSTYRGALDLDLTPVLLKNAVAGPIKENVEFVESISESITYGILTKLLE; encoded by the coding sequence ATGAAAATCGGTCTATTGGTAATCGATCTACAAAAAGCCTGGTATGATGAGCATTCAAAAGCTTCGATGGATATGGCGTGTAATTACATCAATGGAATCATTCCATTGTTTAAAAGTAAGAATCTGCCGGTAATCTATATCAAGCACATTGCTGAAGGAAGAGGTGTATTACCTGGAAGCAACGGATTTGAAATGTTGGATCAGTTGATTCCCGATGAGGAAGACCCAATAATCCATAAGACCTATGGAAACGCGTTCAACAAAACTAATTTGAAAGAGCTGGTCGATGAAAGCGGAGTTGACACCTGGGTCTTAGCAGGATATCGAGCGGAGAATTGTATCTTGTCGACCTATCGGGGAGCACTTGATTTGGATTTGACTCCAGTTCTTTTGAAAAATGCGGTGGCAGGACCTATTAAGGAGAATGTCGAATTTGTAGAATCAATCAGTGAAAGCATCACGTATGGAATTCTGACTAAGCTACTTGAATAA
- a CDS encoding cysteine-rich CWC family protein, which translates to MKGICPICGKENGCAFMTGEDPKSCWCMTIKVPKGLLEQIPPEKRGESCVCRSCVTAYKKEHEKIEGGKV; encoded by the coding sequence ATGAAGGGTATATGTCCGATATGTGGTAAAGAAAACGGCTGCGCTTTTATGACTGGTGAAGATCCTAAATCGTGCTGGTGCATGACGATCAAAGTGCCAAAAGGATTGCTGGAGCAAATTCCACCAGAAAAAAGAGGTGAATCATGTGTTTGTAGGTCCTGTGTCACGGCTTACAAAAAAGAACATGAGAAGATAGAAGGAGGAAAAGTATGA
- a CDS encoding bifunctional 2-polyprenyl-6-hydroxyphenol methylase/3-demethylubiquinol 3-O-methyltransferase UbiG produces MFYKELSKVYHHVFPAKGKLNFLTTHFKPASHLLDMGCSDARVALGLVELGHTVEAADLSEDMVKVADAVSENGTLFPVRLANMLDTAIDYPKEHFDGVYCIGNTLVHLLDKADIKRTLEGFKQVLKHDGTLILQILNYEKILSDKPDSLPLIDNEHVTFQRRYEYENDRIDFITTLHVKSDAEVYTAKTQLNPLTKADLESLLKDIGFSQLEWFSGYDAKPYHKDELPLLVVAKK; encoded by the coding sequence ATGTTTTACAAAGAACTTTCAAAAGTCTATCACCATGTCTTTCCTGCAAAGGGAAAGTTGAATTTCTTAACTACTCATTTTAAACCCGCTTCGCACCTACTCGATATGGGCTGTTCGGATGCTAGGGTCGCACTAGGCCTTGTAGAACTTGGGCATACCGTCGAAGCGGCTGACCTTAGCGAGGATATGGTCAAAGTCGCTGACGCCGTCAGTGAAAACGGAACCCTGTTTCCGGTTCGGCTTGCAAATATGCTCGATACCGCTATAGACTACCCAAAAGAGCACTTTGACGGCGTCTACTGTATCGGCAACACACTGGTCCACCTGCTTGACAAGGCGGATATCAAACGCACACTCGAAGGATTCAAGCAGGTACTCAAGCACGATGGCACCTTGATCCTGCAGATTCTAAACTACGAGAAAATTTTAAGCGACAAGCCGGACAGTTTGCCACTTATCGACAATGAACACGTCACCTTCCAAAGACGGTATGAATACGAAAATGACCGCATTGATTTTATCACAACACTTCATGTCAAATCGGACGCTGAGGTATACACTGCAAAAACTCAGCTTAATCCACTGACAAAAGCTGATCTTGAATCACTGCTTAAAGACATCGGATTCAGCCAGCTGGAATGGTTTAGCGGCTATGACGCAAAGCCCTATCATAAAGACGAGCTGCCTTTACTGGTAGTCGCAAAAAAATAA
- a CDS encoding ABC transporter ATP-binding protein: protein MIALQVQDLSKKFILKQALDSLSVSFEKGKIIGLLGPNGSGKSTFMRIAAGLLQPSGGKVIYHIDGEKTHKKDRIAFMPTESHLYEWMSIQESINFYHKFYHAFDKEKAQKLIVELELEAKQKIKSLSTGQRGRLKAALTLCRTSDVYLIDEPLNGLDPISRDMILDLLASQVDEDKCIIISSHLVHEFERICDEIVFIKNGRLEMKGDTEFLRIENKMSIHELYKEVYKYA, encoded by the coding sequence ATGATCGCATTACAAGTACAGGACTTATCGAAAAAATTCATACTGAAGCAAGCGCTTGACAGTCTGAGTGTCAGTTTTGAAAAGGGAAAAATCATCGGACTGCTTGGACCCAACGGCAGTGGAAAATCAACGTTTATGAGGATCGCTGCAGGTCTTTTACAGCCTAGCGGCGGAAAAGTCATCTATCATATCGACGGTGAGAAAACACATAAAAAAGATAGGATTGCCTTTATGCCGACAGAATCGCATTTGTATGAATGGATGTCGATTCAAGAAAGTATCAATTTTTACCATAAGTTCTATCATGCCTTCGATAAGGAAAAAGCTCAAAAGTTGATTGTTGAACTGGAACTTGAAGCGAAGCAAAAGATAAAATCACTGTCGACGGGACAACGAGGAAGACTCAAGGCGGCACTGACACTGTGCAGGACTTCGGATGTCTATCTCATCGATGAACCGCTCAACGGGCTCGATCCGATTTCAAGGGATATGATTCTTGACCTACTCGCATCTCAAGTGGATGAGGACAAATGCATCATCATCTCCAGCCATCTTGTCCATGAATTCGAAAGGATTTGTGATGAAATCGTCTTTATCAAAAATGGCAGGCTTGAAATGAAAGGGGACACAGAATTCCTTAGAATCGAGAACAAGATGTCGATCCATGAACTATATAAGGAGGTTTACAAGTATGCTTAA
- a CDS encoding GntR family transcriptional regulator, whose translation MEFKLHIPIFIQIMDAIKMDIIHGRRKSGDLLPSVRDLAAQMKVNPNTVQKAYQEMESEGLCESKRGLGRFIVEKPTLQEELKKQLVDRVTDEYIKEMYQIGIHGEALINLIREKS comes from the coding sequence ATGGAATTCAAGCTACATATACCGATTTTTATTCAGATCATGGATGCAATTAAAATGGACATCATCCACGGGCGTAGAAAGTCTGGCGACCTGTTGCCTTCTGTCAGGGATTTGGCGGCTCAGATGAAAGTGAATCCCAACACCGTTCAAAAGGCGTATCAGGAAATGGAAAGTGAAGGCTTATGCGAAAGCAAGCGTGGGCTTGGCAGATTCATCGTCGAAAAACCGACCTTACAGGAAGAACTGAAAAAACAGCTTGTGGATAGGGTGACAGACGAGTATATAAAAGAAATGTACCAGATAGGCATACACGGAGAAGCATTAATCAACCTGATAAGAGAAAAATCATAG
- a CDS encoding helix-turn-helix transcriptional regulator translates to MSYEDKINAVDRMQVYIKEHLKEVITLNMLADIAGYSPWYAARIFKELVGISAFEYIRKLRLSSAALVLRDDEVKVIDVAFDYLFDSHEGFTRAFSKSFGMTPKKYAQQTPPIQLFMPYYIRHLYVMRKKGERPMNEKNTQNTVFVQVVEKEARKLILKRGIKATHYFEYCEEVGCDVWGILSSIKGALGEPLGLWLPRKLIRENTSEYVQGVEVSLDFEGEIPEGFELIELSPCKMMIFQGQPFKDEDFSEAIADLWKVIDNYDPTLYGFEFASDDAPRFQMEPQGYRGYIEGRPVKKL, encoded by the coding sequence ATGAGCTATGAAGACAAGATCAATGCGGTGGACCGGATGCAAGTCTATATCAAGGAGCATCTCAAAGAGGTCATCACACTTAATATGCTTGCTGACATAGCAGGGTATTCGCCCTGGTACGCCGCTCGCATATTTAAAGAACTTGTAGGCATTTCGGCGTTCGAGTATATCAGAAAGCTTAGGTTGAGCAGTGCGGCGCTTGTGCTACGAGATGATGAGGTGAAAGTCATCGACGTCGCATTTGATTACCTATTTGATTCGCACGAAGGATTTACCAGAGCCTTTTCAAAGAGCTTTGGAATGACGCCAAAGAAATACGCTCAGCAGACACCACCTATCCAGCTGTTCATGCCCTACTATATCAGACATCTTTATGTCATGAGAAAAAAAGGAGAGAGACCCATGAATGAAAAGAACACGCAAAATACTGTTTTTGTACAGGTCGTAGAAAAAGAGGCTAGAAAACTTATTTTAAAACGCGGGATAAAGGCGACACATTACTTCGAGTACTGCGAAGAGGTGGGATGCGATGTATGGGGAATCCTATCCAGTATCAAAGGCGCCTTAGGTGAACCGCTAGGGTTGTGGTTGCCTAGAAAACTGATCAGAGAAAACACTTCTGAGTATGTTCAGGGAGTAGAGGTATCACTAGATTTTGAAGGTGAGATACCAGAGGGATTCGAGCTAATCGAGCTTAGTCCTTGTAAAATGATGATCTTCCAGGGTCAGCCTTTTAAGGACGAGGACTTCAGCGAGGCGATCGCGGACCTTTGGAAAGTCATCGACAATTACGATCCAACCCTATATGGTTTTGAGTTCGCTAGTGATGACGCACCAAGGTTCCAGATGGAACCTCAAGGCTACAGAGGCTATATCGAAGGACGACCTGTAAAAAAACTATAG
- a CDS encoding serine hydrolase gives MIGELTKKLEAFDLSGQVKIVSKGQVILDQIKGYRDFENKLPIDGDTLFGIASGTKMFTAIAMLKLVDEGKVTLDTKAASILKIDSAEYNPDITIKHLLTHTSGMPDYYDEDLIEDFDAFELEVPVQKLVSPMDYLPMFFDKKMNFEPGEKYKYSNGGFVYLAMLIEKLSGMSYKKCIEEFILKPLGLSRTGVHAFNGLPHNTAYGYYEQDGAWFTNIYKLPIQAGGDGGIYTTGEELYAIWKGLYDGILLSPELVNQMLAGQVLLNEELNLYYGLGVFVRISGNKKISFIVGGDAGVSFRSAYKHDSNDYLYAVSNRGDDIWDLCDELVDVQTYFLNQ, from the coding sequence ATGATTGGTGAATTGACTAAAAAATTAGAGGCCTTTGATTTAAGCGGACAGGTGAAAATCGTTTCAAAAGGTCAAGTAATCCTTGATCAGATCAAGGGATACAGGGACTTTGAAAACAAGCTACCCATCGATGGGGATACTCTGTTCGGTATCGCATCCGGCACAAAAATGTTTACAGCGATCGCCATGCTAAAGCTGGTGGACGAAGGGAAAGTTACCTTAGACACCAAGGCCGCAAGCATCTTGAAGATCGACTCGGCGGAGTACAATCCGGATATCACGATCAAGCATCTGCTGACCCATACCTCAGGCATGCCTGACTATTATGATGAGGATCTGATTGAGGACTTTGACGCGTTTGAACTTGAGGTGCCGGTTCAGAAGTTGGTTTCACCCATGGACTATCTTCCCATGTTTTTTGACAAAAAGATGAACTTTGAACCTGGTGAAAAATATAAATATTCCAACGGCGGATTTGTCTATTTGGCGATGCTGATTGAGAAGCTTTCTGGAATGAGTTACAAGAAGTGCATAGAAGAGTTCATCCTAAAACCCCTTGGGCTCTCAAGAACAGGTGTACATGCCTTTAACGGACTGCCTCATAATACGGCATACGGTTATTATGAGCAAGATGGCGCATGGTTCACCAACATCTACAAGCTGCCTATCCAGGCGGGCGGTGACGGAGGCATCTATACGACAGGCGAGGAATTATATGCGATATGGAAAGGTCTTTATGATGGAATCTTGTTAAGTCCAGAACTTGTGAATCAAATGCTTGCAGGTCAGGTGCTGCTTAATGAGGAACTGAACTTATACTATGGACTCGGAGTATTCGTTAGAATCAGTGGCAACAAGAAAATCTCATTCATCGTCGGTGGCGATGCCGGAGTATCGTTCAGGTCGGCCTACAAGCACGATTCGAACGACTATCTTTACGCAGTGTCCAATAGAGGCGATGATATTTGGGACTTGTGTGACGAGCTTGTAGATGTTCAAACCTATTTTTTGAATCAGTAG